Proteins encoded in a region of the Canis lupus dingo isolate Sandy chromosome 17, ASM325472v2, whole genome shotgun sequence genome:
- the GPAT2 gene encoding glycerol-3-phosphate acyltransferase 2, mitochondrial isoform X12, with amino-acid sequence MDTMLEARLQTQQRNTQNTQETSLWSSGFGMKLETVTPFLGKYRPFVGRCCQTCTPKSWESLFHRSIMDLGFCNVILVKEENTRFRGWLVRRLCYFLWSLEQHIPPCQDAPQKIIENTGLFSWALLRFLNCVFLNVQLHKGQMKMVHKAAQASLLDGILLPFVLFSQGLGVLRVAWDPRTCSPALRALLKKLGGLFLPPEANLTLDSSEGVLARAVVHAAIEQLLVSRQPLLIFLEELPGAQGPRLSALGQTWLGLVVQAVQVGVVPDAMLVPVAITYDLVPDAPCDVYQALAPLGLWTGALAVLRSLRSWGHSPRVCVRVHLAQPFSLQEYTINARSCWGSRQTLEQLLQPIVLGQCTVVPDTEKEQDWTPATGLLLALKEEDQLLVRRLSHHVLNASVTSSAVMSTAIMATLLLFKHQKGVFLSQLLGEFSWLTEETLLRGFDVGFSGQLRCLVQHTLSLLQAHVALLHVQQGDLLVVPRLGPGLTHLARLSAELLPAFLSEAVGACAVRGLLAGRVPPEGPWELQGIELLSQNELYRQILLLLHLLPQDLLLLQPCQSSYCYCQEVLDRLIQCGLLVAEETPGSRPACDTGRQRLSAKLLWKPSGDFTDSDSDDFEEAEGRYFRSWATPSSSCSSYRPMPRRKGSLSVQTQILPSVLSGPSETWGCYSRHPALQAPCSTFPLHSPAGKIRRSWNSSSGSSSVARTVRGGAYAETSQPQNMAVSWSQKTDWSRGGGAGCIPLPEL; translated from the exons ATGGATACCATGTTGGAAGCCAGACTTCAAACCCAGCAGAGGAACACCCAGAACACCCAGGAG ACCAGTTTGTGGTCCTCAGGCTTTGGGATGAAGCTGGAGACTGTTACCCCATTTCTGGGGAAATATCGCCCCTTTGTGGGTCGCTGCTGCCAGACCTGCACTCCCAAGAGCTGG GAGTCCCTCTTCCACAGAAGCATAATGGATCTAGGCTTCTGCAATGTGATCCTGGTGAAGGAGGAGAACACCAG GTTTCGGGGCTGGCTGGTTCGGAGGCTCTGCTATTTCTTATGGTCACTGGAGCAGCACATACCACCCTGTCAGGATGCCCCACAGAAGATCATTGAAAACACTGG GCTGTTCAGCTGGGCACTGCTGCGGTTCCTGAACTGTGTCTTCCTGAACGTGCAGCTCCACAAGGGCCAGATGAAGATGGTCCACAAGGCCGCCCAGGCA TCactcctggatgggatcctgctGCCCTTTGTGCTGTTCTCCCAAGGCCTGGGTGTGCTCCGTGTGGCTTGGGACCCCCgcacctgctcccctgccctcag AGCTCTGCTAAAGAAGCTTGGGGGGCTTTTCTTGCCCCCAGAGGCCAACCTCACCTTGGACAGCTCTGAGGGGGTCCTTGCAAGGGCTGTCGTCCATGCC GCTATAGAGCAGCTGTTGGTCAGCAGGCAGCCCTTGCTCATATTCCTGGAGGAgctgcctggggcccaggggcctCGGCTATCAGCCCTGGGCCAGACCTGGCTGGGACTGGTAGTACAGGCTGTCCAGGTGGGTGTCGTCCCAGATGCCATGCTAGTGCCAGTGGCCATCACCTATGACCTGGTTCCAGATGCACCCTGTGATGTATACCAG gcCTTGGCCCCACTGGGGTTGTGGACAGGAGCTCTAGCTGTCCTGCGGAGCCTACGAAGCTGGGGCCACAGCCCCAGGGTCTGTGTCCGTGTGCATCTGGCACAGCCCTTCTCCCTACAG GAATACACCATCAACGCCAGAAGCTGCTGGGGCAGCAGGCAGACCCTGGAGCAGCTGCTGCAGCCCATTGTGCTGGGCCAATG TACTGTTGTCCCAGACACTGAGAAGGAACAAGACTGGACTCCAGCAACTGGGCTCCTTCTGGCACTTAAGGAAGAGGACCAGCTCCTGGTCAGGAGGCTGAGCCATCATGTCCTGAATG CCAGCGTGACAAGCTCGGCAGTAATGAGCACGGCCATCATGGCTACACTGCTGCTCTTCAAGCACCAAAAG ggtgtgttcctgtcACAGCTCCTGGGGGAGTTCTCCTGGCTGACAGAGGAGACACTGCTGCGTGGCTTTGACGTGGGCTTCTCAGGGCAGTTGCGGTGCCTTGTGCAACACACACTGAGCCTGCTACAGGCACACGTGGCCCTGCTGCACGTCCAGCAGGGGGACTTGCTGGTAGTTCCTCGGCTGGGCCCAGGTCTCACACACCTGGCACGCCTGAGCGCAGAGCTGCTGCCTGCCTTCCTGAGTGAGGCTGTGGGTG CCTGTGCTGTTCGCGGGTTGTTGGCAGGCAGAGTGCCACCTGAGGGGCCCTGGGAGCTACAGGGCATTGAGCTGCTGAGCCAGAACGAGCTGTACCGCCAGATCCTCCTGTTGCTGCACTTGCTGCCACAggacctgctgctgctgcag CCCTGCCAGTCTTCCTACTGCTACTGTCAGGAAGTGCTGGACCGTCTCATCCAGTGTGGGCTCCTGGTTGCTGAGGAG ACCCCAGGCTCCCGGCCAGCCTGTGACACAGGGCGGCAGCGTTTAAGTGCAAAGCTGCTGTGGAAACCGAGTGGGGACTTTACTGATAGTGACAGTGATGACTTCGAGGAAGCTGAGGGCCGGTACTTCAGG agttggGCTACACCGAGCAGCTCTTGCAGTTCTTACAGGCCAATGCCCAGGAGGAAGGGTTCTTTG agtGTGCAGACCCAAATCTTGCCGTCAGTGCTATCTGGACCTTCAGAGACCTGGGG GTGCTACAGCAGACACCCAGCCCTGCAGGCCCCATGCTCTACCTTTCCCCTACATTCACCAGCCGGGAAAATCAGGAGAAGCTGGAACAGTTCATCCGGCAGTTCATCTGTAGCTAGAACTGTGCGGGGTGGAGCCTATGCTGAGACTTCTCAGCCCCAGAACATGGCTGTGTCCTGGAGCCAGAAGACTGACTGgagccgggggggcggggcggggtgcaTACCCTTACCTGAACTATAA
- the GPAT2 gene encoding glycerol-3-phosphate acyltransferase 2, mitochondrial isoform X2, whose amino-acid sequence MDTMLEARLQTQQRNTQNTQETSLWSSGFGMKLETVTPFLGKYRPFVGRCCQTCTPKSWESLFHRSIMDLGFCNVILVKEENTRFRGWLVRRLCYFLWSLEQHIPPCQDAPQKIIENTGVQNVISGRVPSGAGEGQVPGLEKKEVQRILGHLQAPLCPFLLRLFSWALLRFLNCVFLNVQLHKGQMKMVHKAAQAQGLPLVFLSTHKSLLDGILLPFVLFSQGLGVLRVAWDPRTCSPALRALLKKLGGLFLPPEANLTLDSSEGVLARAVVHAAIEQLLVSRQPLLIFLEELPGAQGPRLSALGQTWLGLVVQAVQVGVVPDAMLVPVAITYDLVPDAPCDVYQALAPLGLWTGALAVLRSLRSWGHSPRVCVRVHLAQPFSLQEYTINARSCWGSRQTLEQLLQPIVLGQCTVVPDTEKEQDWTPATGLLLALKEEDQLLVRRLSHHVLNASVTSSAVMSTAIMATLLLFKHQKGVFLSQLLGEFSWLTEETLLRGFDVGFSGQLRCLVQHTLSLLQAHVALLHVQQGDLLVVPRLGPGLTHLARLSAELLPAFLSEAVGACAVRGLLAGRVPPEGPWELQGIELLSQNELYRQILLLLHLLPQDLLLLQPCQSSYCYCQEVLDRLIQCGLLVAEETPGSRPACDTGRQRLSAKLLWKPSGDFTDSDSDDFEEAEGRYFRLSQQSRCPDFFLFLCRLLSPLLKAFAQAATFLHQGQLPDTELGYTEQLLQFLQANAQEEGFFECADPNLAVSAIWTFRDLGVLQQTPSPAGPMLYLSPTFTSRENQEKLEQFIRQFICS is encoded by the exons ATGGATACCATGTTGGAAGCCAGACTTCAAACCCAGCAGAGGAACACCCAGAACACCCAGGAG ACCAGTTTGTGGTCCTCAGGCTTTGGGATGAAGCTGGAGACTGTTACCCCATTTCTGGGGAAATATCGCCCCTTTGTGGGTCGCTGCTGCCAGACCTGCACTCCCAAGAGCTGG GAGTCCCTCTTCCACAGAAGCATAATGGATCTAGGCTTCTGCAATGTGATCCTGGTGAAGGAGGAGAACACCAG GTTTCGGGGCTGGCTGGTTCGGAGGCTCTGCTATTTCTTATGGTCACTGGAGCAGCACATACCACCCTGTCAGGATGCCCCACAGAAGATCATTGAAAACACTGG GGTGCAGAATGTCATCTCAGGGAGGGTCCCatcaggggctggggaaggccaGGTGCCAGGCCTTGAGAAGAAAGAGGTACAGCGCATCCTGGGTCATCTCCAGGCTccactctgccccttcctgctcag GCTGTTCAGCTGGGCACTGCTGCGGTTCCTGAACTGTGTCTTCCTGAACGTGCAGCTCCACAAGGGCCAGATGAAGATGGTCCACAAGGCCGCCCAGGCA CAGGGCTTGccgcttgtcttcctctctaccCACAAGTCactcctggatgggatcctgctGCCCTTTGTGCTGTTCTCCCAAGGCCTGGGTGTGCTCCGTGTGGCTTGGGACCCCCgcacctgctcccctgccctcag AGCTCTGCTAAAGAAGCTTGGGGGGCTTTTCTTGCCCCCAGAGGCCAACCTCACCTTGGACAGCTCTGAGGGGGTCCTTGCAAGGGCTGTCGTCCATGCC GCTATAGAGCAGCTGTTGGTCAGCAGGCAGCCCTTGCTCATATTCCTGGAGGAgctgcctggggcccaggggcctCGGCTATCAGCCCTGGGCCAGACCTGGCTGGGACTGGTAGTACAGGCTGTCCAGGTGGGTGTCGTCCCAGATGCCATGCTAGTGCCAGTGGCCATCACCTATGACCTGGTTCCAGATGCACCCTGTGATGTATACCAG gcCTTGGCCCCACTGGGGTTGTGGACAGGAGCTCTAGCTGTCCTGCGGAGCCTACGAAGCTGGGGCCACAGCCCCAGGGTCTGTGTCCGTGTGCATCTGGCACAGCCCTTCTCCCTACAG GAATACACCATCAACGCCAGAAGCTGCTGGGGCAGCAGGCAGACCCTGGAGCAGCTGCTGCAGCCCATTGTGCTGGGCCAATG TACTGTTGTCCCAGACACTGAGAAGGAACAAGACTGGACTCCAGCAACTGGGCTCCTTCTGGCACTTAAGGAAGAGGACCAGCTCCTGGTCAGGAGGCTGAGCCATCATGTCCTGAATG CCAGCGTGACAAGCTCGGCAGTAATGAGCACGGCCATCATGGCTACACTGCTGCTCTTCAAGCACCAAAAG ggtgtgttcctgtcACAGCTCCTGGGGGAGTTCTCCTGGCTGACAGAGGAGACACTGCTGCGTGGCTTTGACGTGGGCTTCTCAGGGCAGTTGCGGTGCCTTGTGCAACACACACTGAGCCTGCTACAGGCACACGTGGCCCTGCTGCACGTCCAGCAGGGGGACTTGCTGGTAGTTCCTCGGCTGGGCCCAGGTCTCACACACCTGGCACGCCTGAGCGCAGAGCTGCTGCCTGCCTTCCTGAGTGAGGCTGTGGGTG CCTGTGCTGTTCGCGGGTTGTTGGCAGGCAGAGTGCCACCTGAGGGGCCCTGGGAGCTACAGGGCATTGAGCTGCTGAGCCAGAACGAGCTGTACCGCCAGATCCTCCTGTTGCTGCACTTGCTGCCACAggacctgctgctgctgcag CCCTGCCAGTCTTCCTACTGCTACTGTCAGGAAGTGCTGGACCGTCTCATCCAGTGTGGGCTCCTGGTTGCTGAGGAG ACCCCAGGCTCCCGGCCAGCCTGTGACACAGGGCGGCAGCGTTTAAGTGCAAAGCTGCTGTGGAAACCGAGTGGGGACTTTACTGATAGTGACAGTGATGACTTCGAGGAAGCTGAGGGCCGGTACTTCAGG CTCAGTCAGCAGTCACGCTGCCCtgacttcttccttttcctctgccgcCTGCTTAGCCCGCTGCTCaaggcctttgcacaggctgctACTTTCCTCCACCAGGGACAGCTGCCTGATACGG agttggGCTACACCGAGCAGCTCTTGCAGTTCTTACAGGCCAATGCCCAGGAGGAAGGGTTCTTTG agtGTGCAGACCCAAATCTTGCCGTCAGTGCTATCTGGACCTTCAGAGACCTGGGG GTGCTACAGCAGACACCCAGCCCTGCAGGCCCCATGCTCTACCTTTCCCCTACATTCACCAGCCGGGAAAATCAGGAGAAGCTGGAACAGTTCATCCGGCAGTTCATCTGTAGCTAG
- the GPAT2 gene encoding glycerol-3-phosphate acyltransferase 2, mitochondrial isoform X7, whose product MDTMLEARLQTQQRNTQNTQETSLWSSGFGMKLETVTPFLGKYRPFVGRCCQTCTPKSWESLFHRSIMDLGFCNVILVKEENTRFRGWLVRRLCYFLWSLEQHIPPCQDAPQKIIENTGVQNVISGRVPSGAGEGQVPGLEKKEVQRILGHLQAPLCPFLLRLFSWALLRFLNCVFLNVQLHKGQMKMVHKAAQASLLDGILLPFVLFSQGLGVLRVAWDPRTCSPALRALLKKLGGLFLPPEANLTLDSSEGVLARAVVHAAIEQLLVSRQPLLIFLEELPGAQGPRLSALGQTWLGLVVQAVQVGVVPDAMLVPVAITYDLVPDAPCDVYQALAPLGLWTGALAVLRSLRSWGHSPRVCVRVHLAQPFSLQEYTINARSCWGSRQTLEQLLQPIVLGQCTVVPDTEKEQDWTPATGLLLALKEEDQLLVRRLSHHVLNASVTSSAVMSTAIMATLLLFKHQKGVFLSQLLGEFSWLTEETLLRGFDVGFSGQLRCLVQHTLSLLQAHVALLHVQQGDLLVVPRLGPGLTHLARLSAELLPAFLSEAVGACAVRGLLAGRVPPEGPWELQGIELLSQNELYRQILLLLHLLPQDLLLLQPCQSSYCYCQEVLDRLIQCGLLVAEETPGSRPACDTGRQRLSAKLLWKPSGDFTDSDSDDFEEAEGRYFRSWATPSSSCSSYRPMPRRKGSLSVQTQILPSVLSGPSETWGCYSRHPALQAPCSTFPLHSPAGKIRRSWNSSSGSSSVARTVRGGAYAETSQPQNMAVSWSQKTDWSRGGGAGCIPLPEL is encoded by the exons ATGGATACCATGTTGGAAGCCAGACTTCAAACCCAGCAGAGGAACACCCAGAACACCCAGGAG ACCAGTTTGTGGTCCTCAGGCTTTGGGATGAAGCTGGAGACTGTTACCCCATTTCTGGGGAAATATCGCCCCTTTGTGGGTCGCTGCTGCCAGACCTGCACTCCCAAGAGCTGG GAGTCCCTCTTCCACAGAAGCATAATGGATCTAGGCTTCTGCAATGTGATCCTGGTGAAGGAGGAGAACACCAG GTTTCGGGGCTGGCTGGTTCGGAGGCTCTGCTATTTCTTATGGTCACTGGAGCAGCACATACCACCCTGTCAGGATGCCCCACAGAAGATCATTGAAAACACTGG GGTGCAGAATGTCATCTCAGGGAGGGTCCCatcaggggctggggaaggccaGGTGCCAGGCCTTGAGAAGAAAGAGGTACAGCGCATCCTGGGTCATCTCCAGGCTccactctgccccttcctgctcag GCTGTTCAGCTGGGCACTGCTGCGGTTCCTGAACTGTGTCTTCCTGAACGTGCAGCTCCACAAGGGCCAGATGAAGATGGTCCACAAGGCCGCCCAGGCA TCactcctggatgggatcctgctGCCCTTTGTGCTGTTCTCCCAAGGCCTGGGTGTGCTCCGTGTGGCTTGGGACCCCCgcacctgctcccctgccctcag AGCTCTGCTAAAGAAGCTTGGGGGGCTTTTCTTGCCCCCAGAGGCCAACCTCACCTTGGACAGCTCTGAGGGGGTCCTTGCAAGGGCTGTCGTCCATGCC GCTATAGAGCAGCTGTTGGTCAGCAGGCAGCCCTTGCTCATATTCCTGGAGGAgctgcctggggcccaggggcctCGGCTATCAGCCCTGGGCCAGACCTGGCTGGGACTGGTAGTACAGGCTGTCCAGGTGGGTGTCGTCCCAGATGCCATGCTAGTGCCAGTGGCCATCACCTATGACCTGGTTCCAGATGCACCCTGTGATGTATACCAG gcCTTGGCCCCACTGGGGTTGTGGACAGGAGCTCTAGCTGTCCTGCGGAGCCTACGAAGCTGGGGCCACAGCCCCAGGGTCTGTGTCCGTGTGCATCTGGCACAGCCCTTCTCCCTACAG GAATACACCATCAACGCCAGAAGCTGCTGGGGCAGCAGGCAGACCCTGGAGCAGCTGCTGCAGCCCATTGTGCTGGGCCAATG TACTGTTGTCCCAGACACTGAGAAGGAACAAGACTGGACTCCAGCAACTGGGCTCCTTCTGGCACTTAAGGAAGAGGACCAGCTCCTGGTCAGGAGGCTGAGCCATCATGTCCTGAATG CCAGCGTGACAAGCTCGGCAGTAATGAGCACGGCCATCATGGCTACACTGCTGCTCTTCAAGCACCAAAAG ggtgtgttcctgtcACAGCTCCTGGGGGAGTTCTCCTGGCTGACAGAGGAGACACTGCTGCGTGGCTTTGACGTGGGCTTCTCAGGGCAGTTGCGGTGCCTTGTGCAACACACACTGAGCCTGCTACAGGCACACGTGGCCCTGCTGCACGTCCAGCAGGGGGACTTGCTGGTAGTTCCTCGGCTGGGCCCAGGTCTCACACACCTGGCACGCCTGAGCGCAGAGCTGCTGCCTGCCTTCCTGAGTGAGGCTGTGGGTG CCTGTGCTGTTCGCGGGTTGTTGGCAGGCAGAGTGCCACCTGAGGGGCCCTGGGAGCTACAGGGCATTGAGCTGCTGAGCCAGAACGAGCTGTACCGCCAGATCCTCCTGTTGCTGCACTTGCTGCCACAggacctgctgctgctgcag CCCTGCCAGTCTTCCTACTGCTACTGTCAGGAAGTGCTGGACCGTCTCATCCAGTGTGGGCTCCTGGTTGCTGAGGAG ACCCCAGGCTCCCGGCCAGCCTGTGACACAGGGCGGCAGCGTTTAAGTGCAAAGCTGCTGTGGAAACCGAGTGGGGACTTTACTGATAGTGACAGTGATGACTTCGAGGAAGCTGAGGGCCGGTACTTCAGG agttggGCTACACCGAGCAGCTCTTGCAGTTCTTACAGGCCAATGCCCAGGAGGAAGGGTTCTTTG agtGTGCAGACCCAAATCTTGCCGTCAGTGCTATCTGGACCTTCAGAGACCTGGGG GTGCTACAGCAGACACCCAGCCCTGCAGGCCCCATGCTCTACCTTTCCCCTACATTCACCAGCCGGGAAAATCAGGAGAAGCTGGAACAGTTCATCCGGCAGTTCATCTGTAGCTAGAACTGTGCGGGGTGGAGCCTATGCTGAGACTTCTCAGCCCCAGAACATGGCTGTGTCCTGGAGCCAGAAGACTGACTGgagccgggggggcggggcggggtgcaTACCCTTACCTGAACTATAA
- the GPAT2 gene encoding glycerol-3-phosphate acyltransferase 2, mitochondrial isoform X9: MKLETVTPFLGKYRPFVGRCCQTCTPKSWESLFHRSIMDLGFCNVILVKEENTRFRGWLVRRLCYFLWSLEQHIPPCQDAPQKIIENTGVQNVISGRVPSGAGEGQVPGLEKKEVQRILGHLQAPLCPFLLRLFSWALLRFLNCVFLNVQLHKGQMKMVHKAAQAQGLPLVFLSTHKSLLDGILLPFVLFSQGLGVLRVAWDPRTCSPALRALLKKLGGLFLPPEANLTLDSSEGVLARAVVHAAIEQLLVSRQPLLIFLEELPGAQGPRLSALGQTWLGLVVQAVQVGVVPDAMLVPVAITYDLVPDAPCDVYQALAPLGLWTGALAVLRSLRSWGHSPRVCVRVHLAQPFSLQEYTINARSCWGSRQTLEQLLQPIVLGQCTVVPDTEKEQDWTPATGLLLALKEEDQLLVRRLSHHVLNASVTSSAVMSTAIMATLLLFKHQKGVFLSQLLGEFSWLTEETLLRGFDVGFSGQLRCLVQHTLSLLQAHVALLHVQQGDLLVVPRLGPGLTHLARLSAELLPAFLSEAVGACAVRGLLAGRVPPEGPWELQGIELLSQNELYRQILLLLHLLPQDLLLLQPCQSSYCYCQEVLDRLIQCGLLVAEETPGSRPACDTGRQRLSAKLLWKPSGDFTDSDSDDFEEAEGRYFRSWATPSSSCSSYRPMPRRKGSLSVQTQILPSVLSGPSETWGCYSRHPALQAPCSTFPLHSPAGKIRRSWNSSSGSSSVARTVRGGAYAETSQPQNMAVSWSQKTDWSRGGGAGCIPLPEL; the protein is encoded by the exons ATGAAGCTGGAGACTGTTACCCCATTTCTGGGGAAATATCGCCCCTTTGTGGGTCGCTGCTGCCAGACCTGCACTCCCAAGAGCTGG GAGTCCCTCTTCCACAGAAGCATAATGGATCTAGGCTTCTGCAATGTGATCCTGGTGAAGGAGGAGAACACCAG GTTTCGGGGCTGGCTGGTTCGGAGGCTCTGCTATTTCTTATGGTCACTGGAGCAGCACATACCACCCTGTCAGGATGCCCCACAGAAGATCATTGAAAACACTGG GGTGCAGAATGTCATCTCAGGGAGGGTCCCatcaggggctggggaaggccaGGTGCCAGGCCTTGAGAAGAAAGAGGTACAGCGCATCCTGGGTCATCTCCAGGCTccactctgccccttcctgctcag GCTGTTCAGCTGGGCACTGCTGCGGTTCCTGAACTGTGTCTTCCTGAACGTGCAGCTCCACAAGGGCCAGATGAAGATGGTCCACAAGGCCGCCCAGGCA CAGGGCTTGccgcttgtcttcctctctaccCACAAGTCactcctggatgggatcctgctGCCCTTTGTGCTGTTCTCCCAAGGCCTGGGTGTGCTCCGTGTGGCTTGGGACCCCCgcacctgctcccctgccctcag AGCTCTGCTAAAGAAGCTTGGGGGGCTTTTCTTGCCCCCAGAGGCCAACCTCACCTTGGACAGCTCTGAGGGGGTCCTTGCAAGGGCTGTCGTCCATGCC GCTATAGAGCAGCTGTTGGTCAGCAGGCAGCCCTTGCTCATATTCCTGGAGGAgctgcctggggcccaggggcctCGGCTATCAGCCCTGGGCCAGACCTGGCTGGGACTGGTAGTACAGGCTGTCCAGGTGGGTGTCGTCCCAGATGCCATGCTAGTGCCAGTGGCCATCACCTATGACCTGGTTCCAGATGCACCCTGTGATGTATACCAG gcCTTGGCCCCACTGGGGTTGTGGACAGGAGCTCTAGCTGTCCTGCGGAGCCTACGAAGCTGGGGCCACAGCCCCAGGGTCTGTGTCCGTGTGCATCTGGCACAGCCCTTCTCCCTACAG GAATACACCATCAACGCCAGAAGCTGCTGGGGCAGCAGGCAGACCCTGGAGCAGCTGCTGCAGCCCATTGTGCTGGGCCAATG TACTGTTGTCCCAGACACTGAGAAGGAACAAGACTGGACTCCAGCAACTGGGCTCCTTCTGGCACTTAAGGAAGAGGACCAGCTCCTGGTCAGGAGGCTGAGCCATCATGTCCTGAATG CCAGCGTGACAAGCTCGGCAGTAATGAGCACGGCCATCATGGCTACACTGCTGCTCTTCAAGCACCAAAAG ggtgtgttcctgtcACAGCTCCTGGGGGAGTTCTCCTGGCTGACAGAGGAGACACTGCTGCGTGGCTTTGACGTGGGCTTCTCAGGGCAGTTGCGGTGCCTTGTGCAACACACACTGAGCCTGCTACAGGCACACGTGGCCCTGCTGCACGTCCAGCAGGGGGACTTGCTGGTAGTTCCTCGGCTGGGCCCAGGTCTCACACACCTGGCACGCCTGAGCGCAGAGCTGCTGCCTGCCTTCCTGAGTGAGGCTGTGGGTG CCTGTGCTGTTCGCGGGTTGTTGGCAGGCAGAGTGCCACCTGAGGGGCCCTGGGAGCTACAGGGCATTGAGCTGCTGAGCCAGAACGAGCTGTACCGCCAGATCCTCCTGTTGCTGCACTTGCTGCCACAggacctgctgctgctgcag CCCTGCCAGTCTTCCTACTGCTACTGTCAGGAAGTGCTGGACCGTCTCATCCAGTGTGGGCTCCTGGTTGCTGAGGAG ACCCCAGGCTCCCGGCCAGCCTGTGACACAGGGCGGCAGCGTTTAAGTGCAAAGCTGCTGTGGAAACCGAGTGGGGACTTTACTGATAGTGACAGTGATGACTTCGAGGAAGCTGAGGGCCGGTACTTCAGG agttggGCTACACCGAGCAGCTCTTGCAGTTCTTACAGGCCAATGCCCAGGAGGAAGGGTTCTTTG agtGTGCAGACCCAAATCTTGCCGTCAGTGCTATCTGGACCTTCAGAGACCTGGGG GTGCTACAGCAGACACCCAGCCCTGCAGGCCCCATGCTCTACCTTTCCCCTACATTCACCAGCCGGGAAAATCAGGAGAAGCTGGAACAGTTCATCCGGCAGTTCATCTGTAGCTAGAACTGTGCGGGGTGGAGCCTATGCTGAGACTTCTCAGCCCCAGAACATGGCTGTGTCCTGGAGCCAGAAGACTGACTGgagccgggggggcggggcggggtgcaTACCCTTACCTGAACTATAA